Below is a genomic region from Acidobacteriota bacterium.
AGATCTTCTACGTCGCCGCCGCGTCGGGAGGTGTCTGGAAGACGACGAACGGCGGTACGACGTTCACGCCGGTCTTCGACGATCAGGGTTCGTACTCGATCGGCTGCCTGGCGATCGACCCGAACGATCCGCTGACGGTGTGGGTGGGAACCGGCGAGAACAACAGCCAGCGCAGCGTCGGCTACGGCGACGGAGTCTACAAGTCGACCGACGGGGGCAAGACGTGGACGAACGTCGGACCGAAGGACTCCGAACACATCGGCAAGATCCTGATCGACCCGCGGGACGGCGACGTCGTCTGGGTCGCCGCACAGGGCCCCCTCTGGCGCTCGGGAGGCGATCGCGGGCTCTACGTCACGCGTGACGGCGGAAAGACCTGGACGCTCGCGCTCGAGATCAGCAAGGACACGGGGGTCACCGACATCGCCTTCGATCCGCGGGACCCGGACGTGATCTATGCTGCGGCGTACCAGCGGCGGCGGCGCGTCTGGACGCTGATCGACGGCGGGCCCGAGTCGGCGATCTACAAGTCCACCGACGGGGGAAAGAGCTGGACCAAGCTGAAGAACGGCCTTCCCGAGGTGGACATGGGCCGCATCGGCCTCGCCGTCTCGCCGAAGGACCCGGACATCGTCTACGCAACGATCGAGGCGGCAGGTGACGCGAGCGGCTTTTATCGCTCGACCGACGCCGGGGGCAGCTGGGAAAAGATGAGCGACGTCATCTCGACCAGCCCCCAGTACTACCAGGAGATCGTCGCCGACCCGTGGGACGCCGACCGCGTCTACATGCTCGACACCTTCATGAAGGTCTCGGAGGACGGCGGGGCGACGTGGAAGCGGGTCGGCAACCGCGCCAAGCACGTCGACGATCACGCGCTGTGGATCGACCCGCAGAACAACCGCCACCTGCGCGCCGGCTGCGACGGCGGTCTCTACGAATCCTACGACCGCGGCAGGACATGGCACTTCTTCGCCAACTTGCCGATCACGCAGTTCTACCGCGTCACCCCCGACAACGACGTCCCCTTCTACAACCTCTACGGCGGGACGCAGGACAACGCGACGCTCGGCGGGCCCTCGCGAACGACCGACGGCGCCGGTATCACCAACGCCGACTGGTTCGTGACGATCTTCGGCGACGGATTCAAGACTCAGGTCGATCCCGAGGACCCGAACATCGTCTACTCCCAGTACCAGTACGGGGGGCTCGTGCGCTTCGACCGGCGCAGCGGCGAGTGGGTCGACATCCAGCCGCAGCCGGAACCGGGGGAGGCGCTGCGCTGGAATTGGAACTCGCCGCTGATCGTCAGCCCCCACTCCCACACCCGGCTCTACTTCGCCGCCAACCGCGTCTTCCGCTCCGACGACCGCGGACAGAGCTGGCGGGCCATCAGCGGCGATCTCACCCGGCAGCTCGACCGGCGCAAGCTCGAGGTCATGGGCGGTATCCAGAGCATCGACGCCGTCGCGCGCGGCAAGTCGACATCGTTCTACGGCAACGTGGTCGCGCTGAGCGAATCCCCGCTCGAGGAGGGGCTGATCTACGCCGGGACGGACGACGGGCTGATCCAGGTCACCGACGACGGCGGGGCGCACTGGCGGCGTATCGACCGCTTCCCCGGCGTGCCCGAGCTTTCCTACGTGAGCGACCTCGAGGCGTCGCGCCACTCGCCCGAC
It encodes:
- a CDS encoding glycosyl hydrolase is translated as MVRFPRRSIFPIVASMILIPAALATGKRAAAGDSPGTRTDKERMVEETFTGLELRAIGPALTSGRITDIAVHPSRPEIFYVAAASGGVWKTTNGGTTFTPVFDDQGSYSIGCLAIDPNDPLTVWVGTGENNSQRSVGYGDGVYKSTDGGKTWTNVGPKDSEHIGKILIDPRDGDVVWVAAQGPLWRSGGDRGLYVTRDGGKTWTLALEISKDTGVTDIAFDPRDPDVIYAAAYQRRRRVWTLIDGGPESAIYKSTDGGKSWTKLKNGLPEVDMGRIGLAVSPKDPDIVYATIEAAGDASGFYRSTDAGGSWEKMSDVISTSPQYYQEIVADPWDADRVYMLDTFMKVSEDGGATWKRVGNRAKHVDDHALWIDPQNNRHLRAGCDGGLYESYDRGRTWHFFANLPITQFYRVTPDNDVPFYNLYGGTQDNATLGGPSRTTDGAGITNADWFVTIFGDGFKTQVDPEDPNIVYSQYQYGGLVRFDRRSGEWVDIQPQPEPGEALRWNWNSPLIVSPHSHTRLYFAANRVFRSDDRGQSWRAISGDLTRQLDRRKLEVMGGIQSIDAVARGKSTSFYGNVVALSESPLEEGLIYAGTDDGLIQVTDDGGAHWRRIDRFPGVPELSYVSDLEASRHSPDRVYAAFDNHKSGDFKPYLLVSDDRGRHWRSIAGDLPRRGTVYTVAEDHVRPGLLFAGTEFGLFFTVDGGKHWVRLAGGLPTIAIREIEIQRRENDLVLASFGRGLFVLDDYSPLRMVDRELLDREAVLFPVKDAWLYVERYRLGIPGKGFLGDDHFVAPNPPYGAVFTYYLADGYKTLEEQRHEREREARKAGEPIEIPSWDELRAEAREEKPQVLLIVRDAEGKVVRRITGPVTAGFHRVAWDLRYPAPDPTDLSPPKERAPWDTPPQGPLAPPGRYSVTLAKRVRSVLTEIAGPEEFEVKPLEQASLPAPDRRALAEFQKRAAALQRAVLGAERAIGEAETRLAHLMRALDDTPAAPDELARRARELRDRLADLKVELLGDEVVAEHAEPTPPGIRDRVRQVVSGAWSSTSAPTRTHEQNLELAREAFQRWLPRLRSLIETDLRRLEEDAEAAGAPWTPGRVPRWD